CCGCGCTGCGGCCGGTGATCGCGCTGCTGCTGGTGCTGCGCGTCGGCGACGCCCTCACCGTCGGCTTCGAGCAGATCCTGCTGCAACGCGACGCGGTGGGACCGGGCGCCGCGGAAGTGCTCGACACCTTCGTGTGGTGGAACGGCGTCCGCAACCAGGACTTCGGCTACGCGGCCGCCGCCGGACTCGTCAAGGGCGTCGTCAGCATCGGACTGGTCCTCGCCGCGAACAAGGTGGCCCATCTCATGGGCGAGCAGGGGGTGTACAAGAAGTGACCGCCGTCATCGACAAACCCGTGCGCAGGCCCGGCCGTTGGGCCGCACCTCCCCGGTCCGTGTGGGAGGAGGAGCCCACCAAGGTGGGGCTGGCGGGCAAGGGGCTGGTCCTGGGGCTTGCCTGCTTCGCGATTCTCTTTCCGTTGTGGATCGTGGTGGTCACCAGTCTGTCCACGCGTAAGACCATCGACGAGGCCGGCGGGATGGTGATGATCCCCAAGGACATCACCTTCATCGCCTACCAGGAGCTGCTGAGCGGCGGTCAGGTCACGCGGGCCGCGATCATCAGTGTGCTGGTCACGCTGGTCGGTACGGCCTTCTCGATGACCGTGTCCGTGCTGTGCGCGTACGGGTTGTCCCGGACCGGGTCGCTGGCGCACCGGTGGATTCTGATGACGCTGCTGGCGACGATGTTCTTCAGTGCCGGGCTCATTCCTACGTATCTGCTGGTGCAGACGCTCGGGCTGACCGACACGTATCTCGCGCTGATCCTGCCGAGCGCGATCAGTGTCTTCAACATCCTGGTGCTGCGAGGATTCTTCATGGGGATCTCGCAGGAGCTGATCGACAGTGCGCGGATCGACGGGGCGGGGGATTTCCGGATTCTCTGGCAGATCGTCATGCCGTTGTCGCGGGCCGTCATCGCGGTGATCACGTTGTTTTATGCGGTGGGGTACTGGAGCGCTTGGTTCAATGCGTCGCTGTATCTGAACGAGCAGGACATGATGCCGTTGCAGAACGTCATGATTCAGCTGGTGCAGAAGCAGGAGGCACCGGTGGGATTGGGGCAGGCCATCAAGACGGGGCAGTTGTCCGGGCTCGCTGTGCAGATGGCTGTGATGGTGATGGCTCTGTTGCCGGTGGCTGTGCTTTCGCCGTTCGTGCAGCGGCATTTCAAGAAGGGCATGCTGACCGGGGCGGTCAAGGGGTGACCGGGCGCCTATTCAAAGGGGGCTGCGGACCGTCTGGCGGCTGCGGGTCTGTTGTGGCTTGTCGCGCAGTTCCCCGCGCCCCTTTGGGGCTCTCCAGTCCCCCTCTTTCATAGAACGAGGTGTGTCATGCGCACGTCCCACGTGCCCGCGCTCAGTGATGTCACCCGCGGTCGCGTCCTCTACGGCGGTGACTACAACCCCGAGCAGTGGCCGGAGGAGGTCTGGCTCGATGACGTACGCCTGATGAAAGAGGCCCGCGTCAACTCCGTCACCCTCGGTGTCT
This genomic window from Streptomyces sp. DG2A-72 contains:
- a CDS encoding carbohydrate ABC transporter permease, translated to MTAVIDKPVRRPGRWAAPPRSVWEEEPTKVGLAGKGLVLGLACFAILFPLWIVVVTSLSTRKTIDEAGGMVMIPKDITFIAYQELLSGGQVTRAAIISVLVTLVGTAFSMTVSVLCAYGLSRTGSLAHRWILMTLLATMFFSAGLIPTYLLVQTLGLTDTYLALILPSAISVFNILVLRGFFMGISQELIDSARIDGAGDFRILWQIVMPLSRAVIAVITLFYAVGYWSAWFNASLYLNEQDMMPLQNVMIQLVQKQEAPVGLGQAIKTGQLSGLAVQMAVMVMALLPVAVLSPFVQRHFKKGMLTGAVKG